A window of Cohnella herbarum contains these coding sequences:
- the rpsI gene encoding 30S ribosomal protein S9, giving the protein MAQVQYLGTGRRKHSVARVRLVPGEGRIVINKREINDYFDLETLKLIVKQPLNLTDTVSKYDILVLAHGGGTSGQAGAIRHGISRALLKADPELRPALKKAGFLTRDPRMKERKKYGLKAARRAPQFSKR; this is encoded by the coding sequence ATGGCTCAAGTGCAATATTTAGGAACGGGTCGCCGCAAGCACTCCGTTGCGCGGGTTCGACTCGTGCCGGGTGAAGGCCGCATCGTTATCAACAAACGTGAAATCAACGACTACTTCGACCTTGAAACGTTGAAGCTGATCGTTAAACAACCGCTGAACCTGACTGACACAGTCAGCAAATACGATATCCTCGTATTGGCTCATGGCGGCGGAACTTCCGGTCAAGCCGGCGCAATCCGTCACGGAATTTCCCGCGCGCTTCTGAAAGCAGATCCCGAGCTTCGTCCTGCTCTTAAGAAAGCTGGATTCCTGACTCGTGATCCACGTATGAAAGAACGTAAAAAATACGGATTGAAAGCCGCTCGTCGCGCTCCTCAATTCTCGAAACGTTAA
- the rplM gene encoding 50S ribosomal protein L13, with amino-acid sequence MRTTYMAKPLEVERKWHVIDAEGKTLGRLASEAAALIRGKHKPEFTPHIDTGDFVIVINAEKIVLTGKKLQQKKYYTHSHYPGGLKTTTAQEMINKKPARIIELAVYGMLPKNKLGHQLQGKLNVYAGPEHPHQAQKPEVYELRG; translated from the coding sequence ATGCGTACAACCTATATGGCTAAGCCTCTTGAAGTAGAGCGCAAATGGCATGTTATCGACGCCGAAGGCAAAACGCTTGGTCGTCTCGCTAGCGAAGCGGCTGCTCTGATCCGCGGTAAACACAAGCCTGAATTCACCCCACATATCGACACAGGTGATTTCGTTATCGTAATCAATGCAGAGAAAATCGTTCTTACAGGCAAGAAATTGCAACAGAAGAAATACTACACGCATTCCCACTACCCAGGCGGTCTGAAAACGACTACGGCGCAGGAAATGATCAACAAAAAACCTGCTCGTATTATCGAACTGGCTGTATACGGTATGCTTCCTAAAAACAAGCTCGGTCACCAGCTTCAAGGTAAACTGAACGTTTACGCTGGTCCGGAACATCCACATCAAGCCCAAAAGCCTGAAGTTTACGAACTTCGCGGATAA
- the rpsK gene encoding 30S ribosomal protein S11, which produces MAQKGKKVVRTKRRDRKNIDTGVAHIRSTFNNTIVTITDPHGNAVSWASSGNLGFKGSRKSTPFAAQMAAESAARAAMEHGMRLVEVSVKGPGAGREAAIRSLQAAGLEVSMIRDVTPIPHNGCRPPKRRRV; this is translated from the coding sequence ATGGCACAAAAAGGCAAGAAAGTCGTTCGTACGAAGCGTCGTGATCGGAAGAACATCGATACCGGTGTTGCACATATCCGTTCCACGTTTAACAATACAATCGTGACGATTACGGATCCGCACGGTAACGCGGTTTCCTGGGCAAGCTCCGGTAACCTTGGTTTCAAGGGCTCCCGTAAGAGCACGCCGTTCGCTGCTCAAATGGCAGCCGAATCTGCAGCTCGCGCTGCGATGGAACACGGAATGCGTTTGGTTGAAGTTTCTGTTAAAGGTCCTGGCGCCGGCCGCGAAGCTGCGATTCGTTCGTTGCAAGCCGCAGGTCTTGAAGTCAGCATGATCAGAGACGTAACTCCAATCCCGCATAACGGTTGCCGTCCTCCGAAGCGCCGCCGCGTATAG
- the rplQ gene encoding 50S ribosomal protein L17 translates to MAYQKLSRDSSSRKALFRDLCTDLFLYERIQTTEAKAKEVRSIAEKLITLAKRGDLHARRQVAAFVRRESLDGQQDAIQKLFSELAPRYAERPGGYTRILKLGPRRGDSAPMVYLELVDRA, encoded by the coding sequence ATGGCTTATCAAAAACTGAGTCGCGACTCCAGCTCGCGGAAAGCTCTTTTCCGTGATCTGTGTACCGACCTGTTCCTGTACGAGCGTATTCAAACGACCGAAGCGAAAGCTAAGGAAGTGCGCTCTATCGCAGAGAAATTGATTACTCTCGCTAAACGCGGAGACCTGCACGCTCGTCGTCAGGTAGCAGCATTCGTGCGTCGCGAGAGCCTTGACGGTCAACAAGACGCCATCCAAAAACTGTTCTCCGAGTTGGCTCCGCGCTATGCGGAACGTCCGGGTGGATATACTCGCATCCTGAAGCTGGGACCTCGCCGTGGAGATTCAGCTCCTATGGTGTATCTTGAGCTCGTTGATCGCGCGTAA
- the rpsM gene encoding 30S ribosomal protein S13: MARISGVDLPRDKRVEIALTYIFGIGKPTSQRILASTGVNPDTRVRDLTEDELARLRETIDKEQKVEGDLRREIALNIKRLIEIGCYRGIRHRRGLPVRGQRSKTNARTRKGPRRTVANKKK; this comes from the coding sequence ATGGCACGTATATCTGGTGTTGACCTCCCGCGCGACAAGCGCGTGGAAATCGCCCTAACGTACATCTTCGGAATTGGTAAACCAACTTCCCAGAGGATTCTTGCATCCACGGGCGTCAATCCCGACACTCGCGTTCGTGATCTGACGGAGGATGAGCTCGCTCGTCTTCGCGAAACGATCGACAAAGAACAAAAGGTCGAGGGCGACCTGCGTCGCGAAATTGCACTAAACATCAAACGGCTGATTGAAATCGGCTGCTATCGAGGCATCCGTCACCGCCGCGGTCTGCCGGTTCGCGGACAACGTTCGAAGACCAACGCACGTACACGCAAAGGTCCACGTCGTACAGTAGCGAACAAGAAGAAGTAA
- the map gene encoding type I methionyl aminopeptidase → MIVIKSDKELNLMREAGRIVAETHRLMKQAVVPGVTTAELDRIADTFIRSQGAVPSFKGYNGFPASICASTNEELVHGFPGPRKLVEGDIISIDIGAQYQGYHGDSAWTYGVGRISEEAQRLLDVTEASLFAGLELVKPDVRLFTVSHGIQKVIEEAGFAVVREYVGHGVGADLHEEPQIPNYGAPDRGPRLKPGMTLAIEPMVIVGERYVKTLSDNWTVVTVDGSLCAHFEHTIAVTEDGYEILTRA, encoded by the coding sequence ATGATCGTAATCAAGTCTGATAAAGAGTTAAACTTGATGCGCGAGGCGGGACGGATTGTAGCAGAGACGCATCGCCTGATGAAACAGGCGGTCGTGCCTGGTGTAACTACCGCTGAATTGGATCGGATAGCCGATACTTTCATCCGCAGCCAAGGTGCTGTTCCTTCTTTCAAAGGTTATAACGGTTTTCCGGCCAGCATATGCGCTTCGACGAACGAGGAACTTGTTCATGGGTTCCCCGGACCGCGGAAGCTCGTAGAAGGCGACATCATCAGCATCGACATCGGCGCACAGTACCAAGGCTATCACGGCGATTCCGCATGGACATACGGAGTCGGTCGAATCTCCGAAGAAGCGCAACGCCTCCTGGACGTTACGGAAGCATCGTTATTCGCGGGATTGGAACTGGTTAAACCGGACGTGAGGCTGTTTACCGTTTCCCATGGCATTCAGAAAGTGATCGAAGAGGCGGGATTCGCCGTAGTGAGGGAATACGTCGGACACGGCGTAGGAGCCGATCTGCACGAGGAACCGCAAATTCCGAATTACGGTGCTCCCGACCGCGGACCGCGGTTGAAACCGGGAATGACACTCGCGATCGAACCGATGGTGATCGTGGGGGAACGATACGTGAAGACTTTGTCCGACAATTGGACGGTCGTCACGGTGGACGGATCGCTGTGCGCGCATTTCGAGCATACGATTGCCGTAACCGAAGACGGGTACGAAATTCTAACCCGTGCGTAA
- the rpmJ gene encoding 50S ribosomal protein L36: MKVRPSVKPICEKCKVIRRKGNVMVICENPKHKQKQG, encoded by the coding sequence ATGAAGGTGAGACCTTCGGTCAAACCGATTTGCGAAAAATGCAAAGTCATTCGCCGCAAAGGCAACGTGATGGTTATCTGTGAGAATCCAAAGCATAAACAAAAACAAGGCTAA
- a CDS encoding phosphoadenylyl-sulfate reductase yields MNLIEKENLIRQKAEEFENASAETVIAWAIETFPNITFACSFGAEDVVLVDMIQKISPSTDIFYLDTDFHFKETYETRDRIAEKYNLKFVEVKSKLTPEEQAEKHGEELWKSDPTGCCNLRKVEPLTRILSQYEAWITGIRRDQAPTRANAKKVEYDTKFGLVKFNPIASWTSEEVWAYIKANDIIYNPLHDQNFPSIGCEHCTKPVMPGEDPRAGRWAGNEKTECGLHK; encoded by the coding sequence ATGAATTTAATCGAAAAAGAAAACCTCATTCGCCAAAAAGCGGAGGAGTTCGAGAATGCTTCGGCCGAAACGGTCATCGCTTGGGCGATCGAGACGTTTCCCAACATCACGTTCGCTTGCAGTTTCGGCGCTGAAGACGTCGTGCTTGTGGACATGATTCAGAAAATTAGCCCTTCGACGGATATTTTCTACTTAGATACGGATTTTCACTTTAAGGAAACTTATGAAACGCGTGATCGGATCGCCGAGAAATACAATTTAAAATTCGTTGAAGTCAAATCGAAGCTTACTCCGGAAGAGCAAGCCGAAAAACATGGGGAAGAGCTATGGAAGAGCGATCCGACCGGCTGTTGCAACTTGCGTAAAGTCGAACCTCTGACACGAATTCTTTCGCAATACGAAGCATGGATTACCGGCATTCGCCGCGACCAAGCGCCTACTCGCGCTAACGCGAAGAAGGTCGAATACGACACCAAATTCGGACTTGTTAAGTTCAATCCGATCGCTTCATGGACTTCGGAAGAAGTATGGGCCTACATTAAAGCTAACGACATTATTTATAATCCGCTGCACGATCAGAATTTTCCGAGTATCGGTTGCGAACACTGCACGAAGCCCGTAATGCCGGGTGAAGATCCGCGGGCGGGACGTTGGGCGGGCAATGAGAAAACCGAATGCGGATTACACAAATAA
- a CDS encoding DNA-directed RNA polymerase subunit alpha, with protein sequence MIVIEKPKIDSVEIQDDKRYGRFVVEPLERGYGMTLGNSLRRILLSSLPGAAVVSVQIDGVLHEFSTIPGVIEDVTQIILNLKRLSLKIHSDEEKVLEIDAEGDGVVTAGDIRADSDVEILNPDLHIATLASGARLHMRIFARVGRGYVPSDRNKKEDQPIGVIPIDSIYTPITRVNYQVENTRVGQVTNYDKLTLEVWTDGSIRPEEAVSLGAKILTDHLSLFVGLTDEAKDTETMKEKEEDKKEKVLEMTIEELDLSVRSYNCLKRAGINTVQELITKTEEDMMKVRNLGRKSLEEVQEKLEELGLGLRFEE encoded by the coding sequence ATGATAGTGATCGAAAAACCGAAAATCGATTCTGTGGAAATTCAGGATGATAAGAGATACGGCCGCTTCGTCGTAGAGCCGCTTGAACGCGGTTATGGGATGACGCTAGGTAACTCTCTACGTCGGATTCTGTTGTCGTCCTTACCGGGCGCAGCCGTTGTATCGGTACAGATTGACGGCGTACTTCACGAATTTTCAACGATTCCGGGAGTTATTGAGGATGTAACGCAAATTATCCTCAATCTGAAGCGTCTTTCGCTGAAGATTCATTCCGACGAGGAAAAAGTGCTTGAGATCGATGCGGAAGGCGATGGCGTAGTAACGGCCGGTGATATCCGCGCGGATAGCGACGTGGAAATCCTGAATCCGGACCTGCACATCGCTACGCTGGCTTCTGGAGCGCGTCTGCACATGCGCATATTCGCCAGAGTCGGACGTGGTTACGTCCCTTCGGATCGTAACAAGAAGGAAGATCAACCGATTGGAGTTATTCCGATCGACTCGATCTATACGCCGATTACCCGCGTGAACTATCAGGTCGAGAATACGCGCGTTGGTCAAGTAACGAACTACGACAAGCTTACGCTTGAAGTTTGGACCGATGGCAGCATTCGTCCCGAAGAAGCGGTTAGCTTGGGCGCGAAAATCCTAACTGATCACTTATCCTTGTTCGTAGGTCTTACGGATGAGGCAAAAGATACCGAAACGATGAAGGAAAAGGAAGAGGACAAAAAAGAAAAAGTGCTCGAGATGACTATCGAAGAGCTCGATCTTTCCGTCCGTTCCTACAACTGCTTGAAACGCGCCGGCATCAACACCGTTCAAGAGCTGATCACGAAAACCGAAGAAGACATGATGAAAGTCCGCAACTTGGGCCGCAAGTCTTTGGAAGAAGTTCAAGAGAAGCTTGAAGAACTCGGATTGGGTCTACGTTTCGAGGAGTAG
- a CDS encoding KOW domain-containing RNA-binding protein, with protein MTVNVKLEPGDIVRSRRGRDEGQLIIVVGLVDERFALVADGDKRRFDRPKRKNVLHLEPIGTRSEEVANSIRETGRVTNAKLRHAIGQIEQRLETHAVEKGE; from the coding sequence ATGACGGTAAACGTTAAGTTGGAGCCCGGAGACATCGTGAGAAGCCGGCGTGGAAGAGATGAAGGGCAGTTAATCATCGTCGTTGGTCTCGTTGATGAGCGATTCGCGCTCGTGGCTGACGGTGATAAACGGCGCTTCGATCGGCCCAAACGCAAAAACGTGCTGCATCTCGAACCGATCGGGACCCGAAGCGAGGAAGTAGCGAATAGTATTCGCGAAACCGGTCGCGTTACGAACGCGAAGCTTAGGCACGCTATCGGACAAATCGAACAACGGCTCGAAACGCATGCTGTAGAGAAAGGAGAATGA
- the infA gene encoding translation initiation factor IF-1 translates to MAKEDVIEVEGTVIEPLPNAMFKVELENGHQILAHVSGKLRMHFIRILTGDKVVIQLSPYDLTRGRITYRK, encoded by the coding sequence GTGGCCAAAGAGGACGTCATCGAGGTGGAAGGAACGGTTATTGAACCGCTACCGAATGCCATGTTCAAAGTGGAACTCGAGAACGGACATCAAATCCTTGCACATGTTTCCGGAAAGCTTCGGATGCATTTCATACGGATTCTTACGGGGGATAAAGTGGTAATCCAGTTGTCACCCTATGATCTAACGCGGGGCCGTATCACCTACCGCAAATAA
- a CDS encoding adenylate kinase, with product MNILFMGPPGAGKGTQAERIVEQFGIPHISTGDAFRLAMKQGTPLGQKAKEYVDQGLLVPDEVTNGIVRDRLAAEDCANGFLLDGFPRTIAQAEALDGMLAEMGRKIDHVINLKVDRGFLLARLTGRRICKSCGSTYHVIFNPPKQEGICDKDGGELYQRSDDTEEKVGTRLDEYTSKTAPLLTYYGDKGSLREVDGEKDIDAVTTDIASLLRG from the coding sequence ATGAACATTTTGTTTATGGGGCCTCCTGGCGCCGGTAAAGGAACGCAGGCAGAACGGATCGTCGAGCAATTCGGCATTCCGCACATCTCTACCGGTGATGCGTTTCGTTTAGCCATGAAGCAAGGCACGCCGCTCGGACAGAAGGCCAAGGAGTACGTCGACCAAGGCCTTCTCGTTCCGGATGAAGTGACGAACGGCATCGTTCGCGATCGTCTGGCTGCAGAAGATTGCGCCAACGGGTTTTTGTTGGACGGTTTTCCGCGGACAATCGCGCAAGCCGAAGCTCTTGATGGAATGCTAGCCGAAATGGGACGAAAGATTGATCATGTCATTAACCTCAAAGTGGATCGCGGTTTTCTGTTGGCCCGCTTAACGGGGAGAAGGATTTGCAAATCTTGCGGCTCGACGTATCACGTTATTTTCAACCCTCCTAAGCAGGAAGGCATCTGCGATAAAGACGGGGGAGAGCTGTATCAGCGTTCCGACGATACGGAAGAAAAAGTGGGCACTCGCCTTGATGAGTATACGAGCAAGACGGCACCGCTTCTAACGTATTACGGCGACAAAGGTTCGCTCCGTGAAGTAGACGGGGAGAAGGACATCGATGCGGTTACGACCGATATCGCTTCCCTTCTCAGAGGGTAA
- the truA gene encoding tRNA pseudouridine(38-40) synthase TruA, producing MRNIALIVSYDGTEYSGFQSQPKGNTIQDKLEEAIFLLSGERVKLTGSGRTDAGVHARCQIVNFPTSSSIPIERWTIALNTRLPNDIVVQRAFNVPEDFHSRRRALRKTYRYTINCNRIPDLFRRRYEFHHPTPLDFNAMNSGLQHLLGKHDFSSFTSPLSTKPSHIRTILEVKLEVEKESTSQLTYLANDDNREWDERHYPGKQRGIIHLYVTGTGFLYNMVRIIAGTLIQVGEGKRTAEDMGFILAARNRAKAGPTAVPQGLSLWDVVYDGLDVGSMREPFLDN from the coding sequence ATGCGTAATATCGCTCTCATCGTCAGTTATGACGGGACGGAGTATTCCGGATTTCAAAGTCAGCCGAAAGGCAATACGATTCAGGATAAGCTGGAAGAAGCAATCTTTCTCTTGTCCGGAGAACGCGTGAAGCTGACGGGCTCCGGACGAACGGACGCCGGAGTGCATGCAAGATGCCAGATCGTCAATTTTCCGACGTCCTCCTCCATTCCGATCGAACGGTGGACGATTGCTTTGAATACGAGGTTGCCGAACGATATCGTCGTACAGCGTGCGTTCAATGTTCCGGAAGATTTTCATTCCAGACGTCGCGCGCTAAGGAAGACGTACCGTTATACGATCAACTGCAACCGGATTCCCGATCTATTCCGTAGACGATATGAGTTCCATCATCCAACGCCGCTTGATTTCAATGCAATGAATTCCGGTCTTCAACATTTGTTAGGCAAGCATGATTTCTCCTCATTCACTTCTCCGCTATCTACTAAGCCGAGTCATATCCGAACAATCCTGGAAGTGAAGCTTGAAGTGGAAAAGGAATCAACTTCACAATTGACCTACTTGGCCAATGACGATAACCGGGAATGGGATGAGAGACATTATCCGGGGAAGCAGCGCGGGATTATCCATCTGTACGTCACGGGAACGGGCTTCTTATACAACATGGTAAGGATAATAGCCGGCACGTTGATTCAAGTCGGAGAAGGCAAGAGAACGGCGGAGGATATGGGATTTATTCTAGCGGCGCGTAACAGGGCGAAAGCCGGACCGACGGCCGTCCCGCAAGGACTTTCCCTATGGGATGTCGTATACGATGGACTGGATGTAGGCAGCATGCGCGAGCCTTTTCTGGATAATTAA